The region ATCTAAGTTTCTGtaatgttctgtgttttctctatAATCACTTGAAAGTGTGTTGAGTAGTGCCATACAATTACAAAATTATTAAAAGACAAATATTATATACTGACAATCTTTTCTCCTTTCCAGCAGTGTCCTGctttacacatacacagttaTATAGCAGTAGTGTAAGATGTGCGCAGCTAAGAATAGTTTACATCATATCACTGGATTATAACAACAGTGTGGATGCATTAATCTTGCAGCAGGTGAACATAGGGCTGGTTGCAATTACTTACTCCACCATTACAGACTTACAGTATGAATAAAATTACACCCTATACCCTTGGAACACATAAGGGTGGAGTGACTTGTATATTTTCCTTGGCTGTCCAGTGATTTAGTCTTGTAACTTTGAACTTCTttaactctgtgttttgtttaacaGTTTAGGATTAGTGCAAATTTCTACACTTTAAGGTCAAATGTGTGTGGACACAACCACCTACATGCTATTGTCAACTAAGCAGTCCAGCACTATGCTTGAGCTCCTTCCATCATCCTTGTTGCTGAGCCACTGCAAGTGTACTAAGGACAGGGGCCATCATCTCATAATTTATCTGTAATTTTCacatctccttcttcttccagaacagcagcagcctgctcGAGCCATCGATGGAGTTTTTGGAAAGGACTGGTGTATGGAtttttggagagaagagaaacacctctctcacagaaaaggcacaatggagcctgctgctatgacaagcatGGGGCAAAAAACCGTCACTGCTGACAGTGCCTGGATGTCCCAACAAGCACCATTTGAACGGAGAGTGGTGTCTCCTGTCCTCCGGTGGGGGGCGCTGTGTGCGCCGCACTAACACGTTGACCTTAGCGGGACACCAACAATCTCTTCCGGGCCGACGCTGACTCGTAGAGGCTGGAAGTAAATGCATGAagtcatatattttttttcataactcCGTTTCCCCGCTAAAAGGAGAAGCAGTTGTACGCCTGTATATTTACACCTGGGAGCTTTGTTGAACACTGTTGTTGTCGAAGCTGTCGGTTCACGGCTCTGCATTAGCTGAACATGTCTGCCGAGGAAGCGGACAAAACAACCACCACTGATGCCAGCgcaggagatgaggaggaggaatggcTGTATggaggtaaaaacacacacagacacacacagttttaaacCAAAAACACGAGTCCTCATGACACATAGAGATTTGAACGCTGCTCCCCTAATGAACTGCTAGCCAACAGCAAGTGGTTGCTACTATGAGAAGCTTAGAGAATTAGCCTGGAAGCTAAGCTAGCGGAGCGGCTAGCAGCGTTTTTTGCAGCATATTCACTTGGTgcaaaagtatttttttctgttataatATAAAGTAGTGCTCGGGTTGGAAATATTCTTTCTGTCGCTCACTGTTGGATTTTGAACACTGGTCAATGGTGGTTTATCTCGTTTCAGATGAGTCTGAGAGCAAGGACGAGGATGAAGAGGCCAAACTAAATGCTGCAGTCAGGTAACAAACATCACTCATACTCACATATACAAACAGAATATATATTGTACAGTGTATATTCAGTGCACATTACAGTTCATGTTAGTGTATTGTAGTTACTACAAGTAACAAGTAACAAAACAAGTAGTTTAGTTGTTTTTGTGAGTTGATGAAAAATAAGCATTCATCATATTTCTCAACTGATCTCAGAAATTAAAGGTctgctttgttgtgtttacagataTTGCAGATGTAAGTAATCCTTTAAGAGcaccaggaaaaacaaaacaacttaaaTTTAGTTGCTTTTTTGTGTCAAGCAGTAGCTTTTAATCCTGTGGTACATTTCCATCATTATTTTGCCTTTAAATCACAGAAGCTAGAGGGGAAAATGTTGGAGCTATGACCTAACATACAGATATTGTTATGCAATACATTTTGTACTCTTACATCCTTCTCAAACACtggtaaaaagaaaattatcGCTGTTTTTCTGAAAACCCCTTTCAACAGTTGATGTGGATACCTGATATATATATACCACTTGtgattcttttgtttgtgtcGTTTGAgggtgtgtactgtatgtagctTAAAGGAACTTAATATCTAATGCTTCATTTTATCCACAGTGCACCTGCTGATGCTTCCACAGAGgatgctgctgcacacactACAGGAAATGGAGTTGCCTCTGAGGTAGGTAGCTTACCTGCACAAAGTCAGTACATGTTGCAAGgtgtacttgtttttagttgtttttgtgtgtgtgtgttttgggaggTGGGGTTGTAAGTACACACCTACTTACATCCCAATTTTGCAATCTCAGGTCACAGGTGAAGCAGTAGGTGAAGATGtggacagtgacagtgacagtgatgatgacgacgatgacGTCCGAGTCACCATTGGAGACATCAAAACTGGAGCACCACAATACACGTAGGTTTCAGTCAAAGGGAGGCATTTTGCAGATTGTTTAATCAGTTACTGGCTCGGTTGAATAAGATAGTCGTAAGATGGAATTTGAAGTTTGCAACTACTGAACTGTAGCAATACAAGCAGCCAGactttatattttcatgttaaatgtgttttttaatggagTTCAACTAGAGGCTTGATATGATATCACATTTGCAAAATTATGTTTACAACACAGTGCATTTCAGGCAGTTTCCATAAATCATTAGAACATTGTTAACCAAGCTTATCCTACCATGAACTACAGCTAGAACGTGAGTATAAACTTGACCTCATTTCATACTGTATAAGCTTATTTGGGTGCATTGACATGATACCTAGATAGCTTGTCTTGTCCACTTAAAAGACAGAGGATGCTGAAGCATTGGTgtgtaacattttaaatgaaatgtcttcTGAACACAAACTGGCGTTAgcggattttaaaaaaagtgttttctgtaGAATGTGCAGTGTACATGATTCATTCAGAGTGGAGTGGAGTGTAATGTCATTGACAGggacactgtgtttttttccctcctagACCTTATGGAGCTCCTCCTGTAAATCTTAACATAAAGACAACAGGCTCCAGACCTTACGGACAAGGTATCACTCACTGTTCTTAAAactgttgctcttttttttttttttttcacctgactGCATTGGTCTCTTCAAAACATCCAAAATAGAAATATCATGAAATGTCCAGTTacatgttgtgttgtttatttttagtgGCCACAAAACTGAAAGGGGTGGATCTTGATGCTCCTGGAAACATTAACGGGGTTCCGGTGCTGGAGGTGGACATGGAGTCCTTTGAAGAGAAACCCTGGAGGAAGccaggtctgtgtttgtgcatgtggcCAAAAGAAATTCACTTCACTCTTCCCTCAGGCACATcagttgtgtgtatttgcagtaCACTGATAAAGACAATCATGTcttgcatgtacagtatttcacaagtgtttttgtatgtgtgtgtgtatataggaGCGGATCTCTCAGACTACTTTAACTATGGCTTCAATGAAGACACATGGAAGGCAtactgtgaaaaacagaagaggctACGTATGGGTTTGGAGGTCACTACAGTCGGCTCAGTGACAAGCAAAATCACTGTAAGAGCCTCTCGCTCTCATCATTTAGTCAGAATCACAGCAGGTTGCTGACATCCTGCTGAAGAAactctttacctttttttttcttctaagtCAAAGGAACAATAACAAAAGTGAACATTATggttttttatttcacaaatgtTTATCACTAGTatgaatgtgacaaaaaaaaatcttgtttgacTTGTTCGACTTTAAAATCAATATTTCCACTATGATAAACCATGAAATGTATTAATAAGCTTATTTTGGCTCTCACTTAGGTTCAGCAGGGAAGGACAGGCAACGAGAAAGACATGTCCAGTTTGCCTGTTCACACCTCGAAGCCAGACTTCACATCTCCTGTCAGCCTGTACAAGTCTGCCGTCAGTCAGGTCACCAGGTAACAAATctccttttattttcactttttgtgaTATCTgggaataaaacacacaaacacacatccagttTCCACTAGAAGTGAACAATAAAGTATATAAGCCAACAGTGTGTCTAGGCAGCGGAGGGCTGGATGAAGATTAACACTACATACACTACATACAGTTGACTGGCCATCTTCAGAAGAAGGGATACATGTTAGTCGAGGCTGGTCTGTGTGGCAGCACATGTTGATCATTTTAGAGGAAACTGCACAGCAACGATTCATGTGTTTACCTTTTCATATTTAGCATACGCAGAAAAACACACCTGGCCACCTCCAGGTTTACCAGTATCCCTGTGGTTAAAATATGTCACCATCCCAtgggctgtatgtgtgtgtttgtgtttgttaggGCCAATGTTACTCTCATCTCCCTGTCCTTTGTTTCAAAATGGTAGGATCTCTCCCCCTCAGTGGACTGGCCCGCCTGCTCAGGACATGTCCTATTATACGTAAGTGGGCATGGCCTTGTCCCTACAAGGTTAAATGGGCCTGATTGGAAATGTGTAGATGTTAAAAACAGGGGGGCCTGGCGTTTTTCTTGACCATGAACTGTGACCACAGAAAAACTCCGGGTGCTACTTCCAAGGCCCcacagatgcttttttttttttttttttttttttttaaatttgcccatgtttctttctttcgGGGTGGTTGATGTGCATGTGTCATGATGTAGATGTAGAATGTAAATATAAGTTAAAGGAATAAAATGTCAGCTAAATGCAACTGTGACACATTCACAGTTTTGGTGGCCCGTTGATAAGTATGAGAATCACTCCAGAGTAAACTGTAATTTTGTAGAGATTTGACAaatcatttattcatcattgcagatttttctttgttaaagtTACAGtcttaactttttttgtaaattacaAGACTTGTAAAGGCCCTGAAACATCCAAACCTTCTTAATAAGATGTATTTTTAGTGGTACCAGATGTTGAGTTGGACAGTTAAGGAACTTAAATTTTAAACCAGTAGGAGACGAGGGGTGATAGTTAAATTGTTAGAAAAGTTCAAAGTTTAAATTGATGGTTTTACACCAACAGGTACAACGTGATGTCTTTTAAAGGTTCAGTGTTTTCTCAAGTCACCATCTTATGGGGTATTTAATGGTACTCTTTAGGGGCATGATTGTTTTTGGCACTAACAGAGTTTTGATAAagggtaaaataaaatcacagatCAAACCTAAAAAATAACGTAAATGTGATAGCCATTGGAGCTAGACCATTAAGCTGGCCAGGCTGATAAATTTAGGGTTTTTCCATTAGCTCACATTAGCTCTAGCTCCATTAGCTCCATCAGCAGCGAAAGTCATGTGTCTTTGCTGAAGTCAAGagacaaagctgtttttaaaaagctcTCTGTTGAGTTTTCAGAATGTTCATAGCTTCTGTCTgaatctctgtgtgtttttactgctcACTGACTGCCGTTAGTGGTGTCACGGCTGTGTTAAGTTACTGATCCAAACTGAATGTTGCGACTTCACCTTAGAAGTCTTGCACTGATGAACCGGTGGGATACTTTTATTGCGAAGGGGTTATGGATAGCACTGTGCGCTGTGTTGATTATCAAGTTAGCAGAGCTTTATTAGCAGATGCGATAAACTTGCTGTATGGCGCATTGGAAAAACACTCAAACCTCCTCAGAGCCGTTTGCAGCATGACCACACGACCCACAGTGGAATAACCCTAACTGGCAGGTATTTGCTTATTGCATAATGGAATCAGTGTATATTTTGACCAGTGAGAAACAAGAAATTGCCAATTGAGGTTTGAGATAATTTCGAAACAGTGTCACcattacatagtttgtccacTAGAGAGCGCTGACAAGTTGATTTGCGCTTTGTAAAGTGCCTGGCTAGGTATGTATATagatcaattaaaaaaaaagaagagtcaagaagaagaagaaaaatcaaaggGATCCatatcaagattttttttatgttgtgttttttatgttgtgatttttttttttacaaatatagTTTGTGTATATTGATGATGGAATTAGACAGTGTGTATGTCaagtgtatgtgaatgtgtcatTTGTTATGGAGCCTGTTTAGtggcttgacttttttttttcctcatcttttaCCAGGAAGACAAGTGGTACCATAGATGTGATTGGTGGACAAACGGCCACAATCAGCAGGGTTGAAGGGCGACGCAGACATAACCTAGATGGCAACAATATCCAGGTATACAGgtgttatttttcttcttttttttatgtgattttttttttgtgaaatatatgTGCTGACTCTTACTAAACTACAAttacagttaaaaacaaaactgctctgACCGCGTGTGTGTTCTCATCCCGActtcttctctctgttattGCGCAGGTGATCTCTGAACACTCCACGTCAGAGGCTGAGCCCGCTCCAGCTAAGATTCCCACCTTCTTTCCCCCTGGACCACTACCTCCAAACATACCCCCACCTCCATTTCTCCCTCCACCACCAAACGTCAGCACCGCGCCCCCGCTCATCCCCCCACCCAGTaagttcatcatcatcatctttttctttcacagctgTTCTCTTGGTGTATTTGACGCGACCATCCTGTTTTACTCTGTATATACATAACtcatttttattgttctttCTCCCTCGTAGGGTTGCCCATTACAGTCCCTCCTCCTGGCTTCCCTCCTCCACCCAGTGGGCCCCCTCCTGCTATTATCCCCACTATGGACAGGTagcactcatacacacaaaaaaagctagagctgaaacaacagaatgtttttttttaaaattcaacatAACTACGTGAAATATTGGTGATGTTAACGTGATTATGAAACAGGGTGAgatgtaaatttacatttaatgaCCTTTAAGGTTGTGTAACAGAGAGAGTTAAAAGTTACAGGTCTGTTTCACCCATTTAGAAATATACTTTTGAACAGTGACTTCCAGACTCACTAcatatattaaaaagaaaagaaaaacaccaggTTATTGAAGGATTTTTTCCTCCACTTGATCTGACCTGTACTAAGAGTTCAAAGTCATGTTTACCTTCTTTACAAAGTTGCATAAGGAAACATGAACCTCACAACCCTAGACTTAGTATGtaaccagaaacacacacacacactatctgtCATGTTTTGcctttcctctgtttccacAGTGGCCACCCTGGAAGTTATGATGGACGCTCTGTCCCTCCGTACCCATTCCCTCAAGGTAGAAGACTTTACAACATAATCTGATTTTCTAACCCCAGCAGCACAACAAATACCACAACTTGATATCAGTCCATTAACATGAAATGAGATACCTCAGCCTCAATTATTCACATAATTGAGTTTGGCAAATATGCTTGTCATTATCATTTGACAGATTTTTTCTGCTGActcagtggattaaacaaattCCTCCTCAGTGAGCATTTTAGTGACAGCCAAGTCCCATCTCTTTGCCTTCTCAGGTGCTTACCCTCCACCCATAGCTGGAGGTGTGCCTCCTCCATGGCCCCCAATGATGGACAACTCTAAACAATGGGACTATTATTCCCGTCGAGACGACAAGAGAgacaaggacagagaaagacCCAGGGAGAGGACACATGAgcgggagagagaaagggagcacAGTCCCTCAGCTATGAGCTACACCAGGTgagacaaacatgcacacaaagacaaatatatTTCTGATAATATATATGTTGATTTTTTGGTAGCATTTCACCACAGCATGGGCTTGTTCGGTATGCATGCAAACGAAAGATAATAAAGTGAAAACTCTTGTTCTTTCAAATTCCATAGCGACGAAGAGCGGTATCGCTACCGCGAGTACCAGGAGCGTGGTTACGGAGAACGCCATCGTGACCGGTCGAGccgagagaaagaggaaaggcacagagagaggcgacatagagagaaagaggagggacgCCACAAGTCTTCTCGCAGGTAgaagagtacacacacacacacacaatttttctCTTAGAACTTAAACCACCTTTTAGATTGATAGTTTGCTAAAGGCTCACCCCGAATAGTGATTGTCCAGTTATAGCTTAATAACCATAACTAGGTACAGCAGACTGGTGAAGATTTGGACTTGAGACTGGCTCCACAAGAGCTTGAAGGGCTTATTTAATCTCAACAGTTTTTCCTAATCATACTTACACAGAGAATAAGTAGCTCTACAGAGCAGTACATGGacatgctgtttatttgtttccatGATTCCAACGATTTCAACCAGTTCATGGAGCTAATGTCAGCAGATTTAGTTAGCTACCTATGGCTCATTTCTAGTCCGATATCTTTTGTGTTTGCTGGCTGAAGTGagaagcttttgtttgttttgtttttttttggtctgtgtcTGAAACCAGGGAGTCATTGTCTCAAAAATTTGTAAGAATTTTACTGTGGTAAATCTGCCATtgttgtcactgtaaactgcaaatGTGCCACGTGAGCACAGAAAGATTGATGGACGTAGCAACAGCAACTATATGGGAGGGTGCTGAAGAAATGGTCAGTTGATAAACTCTGTATTTCTGGGACATTAAATTAGAAACCAAAATGTCttctagttttctttttttgtctctttccacCTTGTCTCGACCTTCATCTCCTGCCAAACACTTATTGGCACCATACTGTCTCTGTCATTCTGCTGTCCCTTTTGCCCCTTCTCCATTTCacttcacctttttttcccttgcaTTGATCGTGTTGTTTCTCCTTCCTTATCCTTttatcctccctctctcttcttgcCTTCCTTCCCTGCCTTTTACTCTCACTCTGATCTCTTCCCTTTACCTCTCGGatctcccctctcctcacctcctctacCCTTTTCACGCTCGTCTTTCTCCTTCCATTAGCAGCAGTAGCAGGAGGAGGCACGACAGCGAGGAGGGAGACAGCCACCGGAGGCACAAACACAAGAAGAGCAAGAGAAGCAAGGAGGGCAAAGAGGCCAGCGAAGAGATCAGCGCAAACCAAGAGAACCAGGAGGCCATGGAATAGTGATTGCCACTTCCCATCTCCcctttttccatctgtttgtctcCATTCCCGTCTgtccctccctgtctcccacCAAGATgagaaagaagggaagagaggagatgagCGCAGACCAACAAAACCAGAGTCGCAGAGTGATCGATGTGTCCTGTCACTCTGCTCTCCATCAGTCTCCATCCTCCCCGCTGTCGTTCATCCTCACCATCACTTCAGAATTGATGGAGGACAGGAGGTGGTGAAGGACGGATGGtcgtcctcttttttttcatccatctttCCATGACTCACTGACATCCGGCGGAGCGCCAGTCTTCaacctcctccttcctctcccagCCCTTCTCCCAGAGCACTGCTGTAACAATTAGATGCTCAGAGATGTCACTGTATTGTCAGGACGATCAGCAGcatttgctctttttctgtcattcgGTTTGTTCAGTGTCCTTTCGTTCTTGTCCtgttgtgaagacacctgtagTGAGCTGTCAGTTTAAGTTCAATTAAAAATCACTTTTGATAAAATGTATATTTGTGGCTCTTTCGGAATAAATAGTCCAATAATTCTTCCCAGTTTCCCAATAGTGATTAATATTAATCTTTCACAGGTATTTGGTAAATGTGTAGTTCAcccattttgcatttttaaaatgcattgcataaatgtctttttaagaATTTTTAAACAAGGTATTGAACTCGATAATTGTGGGAAAAACCTTATCAGACGTTATTACTCCAACCAAAAATATTTCTATGTCTCATTTTTGATGAATAACTTCTGCAAATGTGACAGGTTCAATGCAAGTAAAGGTGCattacagctgtttgtttttttttttttttttttaacatttgtgtGATTTCAACACTTCATCAATTTCACTTTTTAGGATTTAAACTTAAGGGAGCTTGTAAACAGTAGTTACTGTTTCACTGtaatattttagtattaaatatttaatagcTGTTACTTTTTTTTGAACCTTAAAACCccaattttacagttttacttttaaCATCATTTAAAATAGAACACATTCAAAGGGGGCATTCTTATGGCTTTATGTACTTTTAGTACTTCCATATATTTGTATGATAATACTGTAACACTTTAATTTATAAGCAACATATAAATAGGACATTAGTGGCTTTGATTAACTGTAAGCTGCTGTTTCCCTAcaacacaatgtgaaaatatgttaagaaaatgaaagtgtgagAAACAGTAtttaccttttttatttttgctctgacagtgtgttCATGAATCTCAATGACATCAGAAAAAATTATCAGAGAGATTAACGGAATACATGAACATAGGTACTGTGTACAGCCTCTACAAAGCTCCCTGTTGTATGTGATTGGATCAAAATTCCTCAAACAGGTCAAagtctcttctctcttcccccttgggctgtttgtttttgttacatcAGCTCACagaatactgaatatatatacTGCTGGGATTCATGCAGGGGGGAGACTGTGGATACAAAGCTTGTGGCAGGCAGTGAGGAGATACACCTGAGGACAAAATAGAAGGAGTGTGGGAGACAAACAGCCAAGTACATACACAAGCCACAGAGGGAaagcttgctttttttttcttttttttttttttaaaaagagaacagAGCCATCTAGAGGATGaagtgtgttgctgttgttgtattGCTGAGTCTTCTTTCACTGGGACACTCAGCTCCTGTGAGCAGCTGTGACAGTCTGGTAAAACCAATAACTATCAGCAATGAAGAAGTAAGTGCTCAACTGCTTTACTCTGCATCTTAAGTGTCTGTATTTAATTTCAGCCCAGCCAGAATAACACACCGTGACAGCTGTTTATTCAAAAAATATACTATTTTTAAACATAGTTAGATTAAGCACAAAGATATGTTATAATTCCACAGCAGGTCTGCCCAAAGGTTGAGAAATGCTGACAAATATTCTCTCCTCTGTCCGTGTGCTCCAGATGTTGGGTAGGTGGCTGTACATCGGTGGGAGCTCTGACCTCCCGGGAAGCCGCTCCCTGGGCCACCTGCTGACCAGTGCCTGGCTGGACATCACTGCGACCACCCAAAGCAACATCCTCAATCTCATCCAGACTCAGAGAATGTAAATCCCCTCCCACGCTATCACACCACAGCACTGTTAGGGAGGTTTTTCTAGTCAATCGACCACTCAAAGTGCATTACTCTACATACCATTAACCCACATTTatgcacactcactcacactcgaTCCGCTCCACCTCCTAAGCTGCAAAAATGGATCTCCATTCAAAAAGCATGGAGATCTTGTTATGAAAAAATGTATGCATTTTTGTtcatgcaacattttttttgcactgaacAGATTTGCTTGTGGCAACACTGACAGCTTACAATTAATTGCATATTTCAAATGTGCATCACGTTTCTGTTTCACTACAGTATTTTGGCATAAATGTGTCTAGCATCTTCAAACTAATGTATTTCTGGAGACAGGCAAAGGTGTGTGTCCTCATGTAGCTACCCCGACTCAGAGCCAAAGCCTCtcaaagccaaaacaatgagctgaaaggtgCTCAAATGGGATGAAAACTGCAGAGTGAAGTGACAATTCTCTGTTGCTTCCTCACTACAAGCAGCGCCCTGAATAAACATATTGTCATTTGATCCACTGATAATATTAAGTattgattatagcagctttaaatgtgTAATATGTAATACACAGAGCATCAGTTTACAGTATGTGTAGCTGCTTCATTCTGCTGCCTCATGAAAGACTATCATGATATCACGTTCTGATGCAGcctttattttcttctccacaGATATGGTGAATGTTCGAGCTTAGCATACAACGTGACCTTTGAAAACAGCACAATGTTAATTGGTAAGTGAGACAGAGCCATCATTTGAGCAGGATCCATAAACCTgtagtgaaacacacacagtatcctGTGATTtcctgttggtgtgtgtgtgttttttcagagCAACCTTTCTACCTCAAGGAAGAATATCTGACGACCGACTGCTCCGACTGTTTGGTTGTCTATGAAAAAGTCACCTCTGGCAAAGACACTTTTACCAGTCTTCTGCTTTTTAGTAAgaaatgcagcttttttttttttttattgtgtggaGGATGAACAGATAAAATAAGCCTTACAGATTAATGACTTCCTCTACTCAGTACTTCTGTACCTCTATTAAGTTACCTGTTTGCAGTGCTTATTTACCTACTTAttcagtttaaatgtttaatattgaACTGAATCCCTAACCCTGAAGTATTTTTTTCCAGGCAGGAGAAAGAGTGTCTCACCTGATGTTCTGGAGGTGCTCAAGAAACAAGCAGAATGTCTCCACATGCCATCGCCCATCATGATAGACCCAAACTATG is a window of Toxotes jaculatrix isolate fToxJac2 chromosome 4, fToxJac2.pri, whole genome shotgun sequence DNA encoding:
- the fip1l1b gene encoding pre-mRNA 3'-end-processing factor FIP1 isoform X1, which produces MSAEEADKTTTTDASAGDEEEEWLYGDESESKDEDEEAKLNAAVSAPADASTEDAAAHTTGNGVASEVTGEAVGEDVDSDSDSDDDDDDVRVTIGDIKTGAPQYTPYGAPPVNLNIKTTGSRPYGQVATKLKGVDLDAPGNINGVPVLEVDMESFEEKPWRKPGADLSDYFNYGFNEDTWKAYCEKQKRLRMGLEVTTVGSVTSKITVQQGRTGNEKDMSSLPVHTSKPDFTSPVSLYKSAVSQVTRISPPQWTGPPAQDMSYYTKTSGTIDVIGGQTATISRVEGRRRHNLDGNNIQVISEHSTSEAEPAPAKIPTFFPPGPLPPNIPPPPFLPPPPNVSTAPPLIPPPRLPITVPPPGFPPPPSGPPPAIIPTMDSGHPGSYDGRSVPPYPFPQGAYPPPIAGGVPPPWPPMMDNSKQWDYYSRRDDKRDKDRERPRERTHEREREREHSPSAMSYTSDEERYRYREYQERGYGERHRDRSSREKEERHRERRHREKEEGRHKSSRSSSSRRRHDSEEGDSHRRHKHKKSKRSKEGKEASEEISANQENQEAME
- the fip1l1b gene encoding pre-mRNA 3'-end-processing factor FIP1 isoform X2; the protein is MSAEEADKTTTTDASAGDEEEEWLYGDESESKDEDEEAKLNAAVSAPADASTEDAAAHTTGNGVASEVTGEAVGEDVDSDSDSDDDDDDVRVTIGDIKTGAPQYTPYGAPPVNLNIKTTGSRPYGQVATKLKGVDLDAPGNINGVPVLEVDMESFEEKPWRKPGADLSDYFNYGFNEDTWKAYCEKQKRLRMGLEVTTVGSVTSKITVQQGRTGNEKDMSSLPVHTSKPDFTSPVSLYKSAVSQVTRISPPQWTGPPAQDMSYYTKTSGTIDVIGGQTATISRVEGRRRHNLDGNNIQVISEHSTSEAEPAPAKIPTFFPPGPLPPNIPPPPFLPPPPNVSTAPPLIPPPRLPITVPPPGFPPPPSGPPPAIIPTMDSGHPGSYDGRSVPPYPFPQGAYPPPIAGGVPPPWPPMMDNSKQWDYYSRRDDKRDKDRERPRERTHEREREREHSPSAMSYTSDEERYRYREYQERGYGERHRDRSSREKEERHRERRHREKEEGRHKSSRSSSRRRHDSEEGDSHRRHKHKKSKRSKEGKEASEEISANQENQEAME
- the fip1l1b gene encoding pre-mRNA 3'-end-processing factor FIP1 isoform X3, which gives rise to MSAEEADKTTTTDASAGDEEEEWLYGDESESKDEDEEAKLNAAVSAPADASTEDAAAHTTGNGVASEVTGEAVGEDVDSDSDSDDDDDDVRVTIGDIKTGAPQYTPYGAPPVNLNIKTTGSRPYGQVATKLKGVDLDAPGNINGVPVLEVDMESFEEKPWRKPGADLSDYFNYGFNEDTWKAYCEKQKRLRMGLEVTTVGSVTSKITVQQGRTGNEKDMSSLPVHTSKPDFTSPVSLYKSAVSQVTRKTSGTIDVIGGQTATISRVEGRRRHNLDGNNIQVISEHSTSEAEPAPAKIPTFFPPGPLPPNIPPPPFLPPPPNVSTAPPLIPPPRLPITVPPPGFPPPPSGPPPAIIPTMDSGHPGSYDGRSVPPYPFPQGAYPPPIAGGVPPPWPPMMDNSKQWDYYSRRDDKRDKDRERPRERTHEREREREHSPSAMSYTSDEERYRYREYQERGYGERHRDRSSREKEERHRERRHREKEEGRHKSSRSSSSRRRHDSEEGDSHRRHKHKKSKRSKEGKEASEEISANQENQEAME
- the fip1l1b gene encoding pre-mRNA 3'-end-processing factor FIP1 isoform X4 → MSAEEADKTTTTDASAGDEEEEWLYGDESESKDEDEEAKLNAAVSAPADASTEDAAAHTTGNGVASEVTGEAVGEDVDSDSDSDDDDDDVRVTIGDIKTGAPQYTPYGAPPVNLNIKTTGSRPYGQVATKLKGVDLDAPGNINGVPVLEVDMESFEEKPWRKPGADLSDYFNYGFNEDTWKAYCEKQKRLRMGLEVTTVGSVTSKITVQQGRTGNEKDMSSLPVHTSKPDFTSPVSLYKSAVSQVTRKTSGTIDVIGGQTATISRVEGRRRHNLDGNNIQVISEHSTSEAEPAPAKIPTFFPPGPLPPNIPPPPFLPPPPNVSTAPPLIPPPRLPITVPPPGFPPPPSGPPPAIIPTMDSGHPGSYDGRSVPPYPFPQGAYPPPIAGGVPPPWPPMMDNSKQWDYYSRRDDKRDKDRERPRERTHEREREREHSPSAMSYTSDEERYRYREYQERGYGERHRDRSSREKEERHRERRHREKEEGRHKSSRSSSRRRHDSEEGDSHRRHKHKKSKRSKEGKEASEEISANQENQEAME
- the LOC121180252 gene encoding uncharacterized protein LOC121180252 isoform X2, with product MKCVAVVVLLSLLSLGHSAPVSSCDSLVKPITISNEEMLGRWLYIGGSSDLPGSRSLGHLLTSAWLDITATTQSNILNLIQTQRIYGECSSLAYNVTFENSTMLIGRRKSVSPDVLEVLKKQAECLHMPSPIMIDPNYEICPDNIPPSEGLSALNSLLEAKMGHRVAKVLDSLFDLFVN
- the LOC121180252 gene encoding uncharacterized protein LOC121180252 isoform X1 codes for the protein MKCVAVVVLLSLLSLGHSAPVSSCDSLVKPITISNEEMLGRWLYIGGSSDLPGSRSLGHLLTSAWLDITATTQSNILNLIQTQRIYGECSSLAYNVTFENSTMLIEQPFYLKEEYLTTDCSDCLVVYEKVTSGKDTFTSLLLFSRRKSVSPDVLEVLKKQAECLHMPSPIMIDPNYEICPDNIPPSEGLSALNSLLEAKMGHRVAKVLDSLFDLFVN